One Brassica oleracea var. oleracea cultivar TO1000 chromosome C7, BOL, whole genome shotgun sequence genomic window carries:
- the LOC106302090 gene encoding FRIGIDA-like protein 5: MEKRSVEDEPALSGAKKLKTDSSQMLKTLHDHLNMVIEEVEVKENQLQALSLKLAEIQKQVEQQTDKLKATEVEASDKEKALGLIRNQIKSEEKTLIELRTSLEHTGNELELKKAELKKTGNEFELKKAELEHTGNELELKKTELKNTEIRLRSSVLVKHETQPIAAEPELSTGDAFLLHELSTIGLERHEVSSYLRAISNPAKFVPDLVDRQLRTAYRRQKLGCLQESLLKNLVLFLEELAGIGGSEKPQLQFKAKELASTWKENITIEAPISSLEALAFLLFIVAFGLKSLINEEEAALLASSVFHYTQGPKLFQFFGLKRKIPEFVRDLIKDHQYIPAVRIICLLDLKDFSATTLLMKEITVLRHSAMGKVQNKYVGRLRAIVELVADYKLDIDLPGELIAKLVFLRENSTPPELHCSVEVAEETCTSSSNPKAACSGVHFLVPKRETKPLVNPMY, encoded by the exons ATGGAGAAAAGAAGTGTTGAAGATGAACCAGCACTTTCTGGTGCTAAGAAACTAAAAACTGATTCTTCTCAGATGTTGAAGACTTTACATGACCATCTGAACATGGTCATTGAGGAGGTTGAGGTGAAGGAAAATCAGCTTCAAGCTCTGAGTTTAAAGTTGGCTGAGATCCAGAAGCAGGTTGAGCAACAAACAGATAAACTTAAAGCAACAGAGGTTGAAGCAAGTGACAAAGAAAAGGCACTTGGTTTGATAAGGAACCAGATCAAGTCGGAAGAGAAAACACTCATTGAGCTGAGGACGTCGCTGGAGCACACTGGAAACGAACTTGAGCTGAAGAAGGCAGAATTGAAGAAGACAGGAAACGAATTTGAGCTGAAGAAGGCTGAACTGGAGCACACTGGAAACGAGCTTGAGTTGAAGAAGACAGAGTTGAAGAACACAGAGATAAGACTGAGGAGCAGTGTGCTTGTTAAGCACGAGACACAGCCCATTGCAGCAGAGCCTGAGCTTTCTACTGGAGATGCTTTTCTGCTTCATGAACTCTCAACAATTGGTCTTGAACGTCATGAAGTATCCAGTTACCTTAGAGCTATATCTAATCCAGCGAAATTCGTTCCGGATCTAGTTGACAGACAGCTTAGAACTGCTTACCGAAGACAAAAGTTGGGCTGCTTACAAGAGTCACTCCTGAAGAACTTGGTTCTGTTTTTAGAGGAGCTGGCAGGAATTGGAGGATCAGAAAAACCTCAACTTCAGTTTAAGGCCAAAGAGCTGGCAAGTACATGGAAAGAGAATATAACAATCGAAGCGCCAATATCATCACTTGAGGCATTGGCTTTCTTGTTATTCATTGTGGCGTTTGGATTGAAGAGCTTGATCAATGAAGAAGAGGCTGCGCTACTTGCCTCGTCTGTTTTTCACTACACACAAGGTCCAAAACTCTTTCAGTTCTTTGGTCTCAAACGTAAAATCCCAG AGTTTGTTAGAGATCTCATAAAGGATCATCAATACATACCTGCGGTTCGGATAATATGTTTGCTGGATCTTAAGGACTTCTCAGCCACAACACTCTTAATGAAAGAGATCACCGTTTTGAGACACTCTGCCATGGGAAAA GTTCAAAACAAATATGTTGGAAGATTGAGAGCCATCGTCGAACTTGTAGCAGATTACAAGCTTGACATTGATCTTCCAGGGGAACTTATTGCCAAGCTCGTGTTTCTGAGAGAGAACTCAACACCACCTGAGCTCCACTGCTCTGTTGAAGTAGCAGAAGAAACTTGCACTTCCTCATCAAATCCAAAAGCTGCTTGTTCAGGCGTTCATTTTCTGGTCCCTAAACGTGAAACTAAACCCTTGGTGAACCCTATGTATTAA
- the LOC106305665 gene encoding uncharacterized protein LOC106305665, producing MKNSCPILGPRCDFCDCAGRACQSHFPGMKVEWPELKGVSGIEAKKKIESDNPHVTAFIYPQDVYLPSINCCNRVVLYVPSDNCPSGPVTNIPIIG from the exons ATGAAAAACAGTTGTCCAATTCTTGGTCCCCGATGTGACTTTTGTGATTGTGCTGGTAGGGCATGCCAGTCTCACTTCCCAG GAATGAAGGTGGAGTGGCCAGAGCTAAAAGGGGTGAGTGGAATCGAAGCAAAGAAAAAGATAGAAAGTGATAATCCACATGTGACTGCTTTTATATATCCTCAAGATGTCTATCTACCATCCATCAATTGTTGTAATCGTGTTGTCCTCTATGTTCCGAGCGACAATTGCCCCAGCGGTCCAGTCACCAACATACCTATTATTGGATAA